The Streptomyces sp. NBC_01255 genome window below encodes:
- the nuoH gene encoding NADH-quinone oxidoreductase subunit NuoH — translation MNTVLAAEDLSMFGTDPWWLVAIKAVFCFAFLMVTVLFSIVWERKVVAWMQLRIGPNRHGPWGLLQSLADGIKLMLKEDVIVKKADKAVYILAPIIAAAPAFMAIAVIPFGPAGNEVSIFGHRTAMQLTDLPIAMLYVLAIASVGIYGIVLAGWSSGSTYPLLGGLRSCAQMISYEIAMGAAFASVFLYSGSMSTSAIVEAQADRWFVILLPVSFIIYIVTMVGETNRAPFDMPESEGDLVGGFNTEYSSIKFAMFMLAEYVNMVTVSAVSVTLFLGGWRAPYPVSTFWEGANHGWWPMLWFVLKVQLLLFFFIWLRGTLPRVRYDQLMKLGWKVLIPVSVVWLMLVATVRALRNENIAFSNIVLYVAGAVLGLLLLSFLFDTFRDRKAKAEAEAPEAERAFDPMAGGFPVPPKPGQSLPPVPRRRPRHDKDLVVSGASDTATASEGKETDGV, via the coding sequence ATGAACACCGTCCTCGCCGCCGAAGACCTGTCCATGTTCGGCACGGACCCCTGGTGGCTCGTCGCGATCAAGGCCGTCTTCTGCTTCGCCTTCCTGATGGTGACCGTGCTCTTCTCCATCGTGTGGGAGCGCAAGGTCGTCGCCTGGATGCAGCTGCGCATCGGGCCCAACCGGCACGGCCCCTGGGGCCTCCTCCAGTCCCTCGCGGACGGCATCAAGCTGATGCTCAAGGAGGACGTGATCGTGAAGAAGGCCGACAAGGCCGTCTACATCCTCGCGCCGATCATCGCCGCCGCCCCCGCGTTCATGGCCATCGCCGTGATCCCCTTCGGCCCGGCCGGCAACGAGGTCTCGATCTTCGGCCACCGCACGGCGATGCAGCTCACCGACCTGCCGATCGCGATGCTGTACGTCCTCGCGATCGCCTCCGTCGGCATCTACGGCATCGTCCTCGCCGGCTGGTCCTCCGGCTCCACGTACCCGCTCCTCGGCGGCCTCCGGTCCTGCGCACAGATGATCTCGTACGAGATCGCCATGGGCGCGGCCTTCGCCTCCGTCTTCCTCTACTCCGGGTCGATGTCGACCTCGGCGATCGTCGAGGCGCAGGCGGACCGCTGGTTCGTCATCCTGCTGCCGGTCTCGTTCATCATCTACATCGTCACGATGGTCGGCGAGACCAACCGCGCCCCCTTCGACATGCCGGAGTCCGAGGGCGACCTCGTCGGCGGCTTCAACACCGAGTACTCGTCCATCAAGTTCGCGATGTTCATGCTCGCCGAGTACGTGAACATGGTGACGGTCTCGGCCGTGTCGGTGACGCTCTTCCTGGGCGGCTGGCGGGCCCCGTACCCGGTCTCCACCTTCTGGGAGGGCGCGAACCACGGCTGGTGGCCGATGCTCTGGTTCGTCCTCAAGGTGCAGCTGCTCCTCTTCTTCTTCATCTGGCTCCGCGGCACCCTGCCCCGCGTCCGCTACGACCAGCTGATGAAGCTCGGATGGAAGGTCCTCATCCCGGTCTCCGTGGTCTGGCTCATGCTCGTCGCCACCGTCCGGGCCCTGCGGAACGAGAACATCGCGTTCAGCAACATCGTCCTGTACGTGGCGGGTGCCGTCCTCGGACTGCTGCTGCTCTCCTTCCTCTTCGACACGTTCCGCGACAGGAAGGCGAAGGCCGAGGCGGAGGCCCCCGAGGCCGAGCGGGCCTTCGACCCCATGGCCGGAGGCTTCCCCGTACCGCCCAAGCCCGGACAGTCCCTGCCGCCCGTGCCCCGGCGCAGGCCGAGGCACGACAAGGACCTCGTTGTCAGTGGCGCCTCCGATACTGCTACTGCGAGTGAGGGAAAGGAGACGGACGGTGTCTGA
- the nuoI gene encoding NADH-quinone oxidoreductase subunit NuoI — MSDFQNPVAGFGVTFKAMFKKRLTEQYPEQEKTTAPRFHGRHQLNRHPDGLEKCVGCELCAWACPADAIYVEGADNTDEERYSPGERYGRVYQINYARCILCGLCIEACPTRALTMTNEFELADSSRENLIYTKEQLLAGLEETMVDSPHAIFPGMTEQDYYRGLVTEAAPGTVQQVEVSNGEKGEPEGADA, encoded by the coding sequence GTGTCTGACTTCCAGAATCCGGTGGCCGGCTTCGGCGTGACCTTCAAGGCCATGTTCAAGAAGCGGCTGACCGAGCAGTACCCGGAGCAGGAGAAGACGACGGCGCCCCGCTTCCACGGCCGGCACCAGCTCAACCGTCACCCCGACGGCCTGGAGAAGTGCGTCGGCTGCGAGTTGTGCGCCTGGGCCTGTCCCGCCGACGCCATCTACGTCGAGGGCGCGGACAACACCGACGAGGAGCGCTACTCGCCGGGCGAGCGGTACGGCCGGGTCTACCAGATCAACTACGCCCGCTGCATCCTGTGCGGGCTGTGCATCGAGGCCTGCCCGACACGCGCGCTGACGATGACCAACGAGTTCGAACTGGCCGACTCCTCCCGCGAGAACCTGATCTACACCAAGGAGCAGCTCCTCGCGGGCCTCGAGGAGACGATGGTCGACTCGCCGCACGCGATCTTCCCCGGGATGACCGAGCAGGACTACTACCGGGGCCTCGTCACCGAGGCCGCGCCCGGGACGGTCCAGCAGGTCGAGGTCTCCAACGGCGAGAAGGGCGAGCCGGAGGGGGCGGACGCATGA
- a CDS encoding NADH-quinone oxidoreductase subunit G → MTVTTSAPSGGGEAALPPQDLVTLTIDGIEISVPKGTLVIRAAEQLGIEIPRFCDHPLLDPAGACRQCIVEVEGQRKPMASCTITCTDGMVVKSQLTSPVAEKAQHGVMELLLINHPLDCPVCDKGGECPLQNQAMSHGQSESRFDGHKRTYEKPVAISTQVLLDRERCVLCARCTRFSNQVAGDPMIELIERGALQQVGTGEGDPFESYFSGNTIQICPVGALTSAAYRFRSRPFDLVSSPSVCEQCAGGCATRTDHRRGKVMRKLAAEDPEVNEEWICDKGRFGFRYAQQRDRLTTPLVRNYETGELEAASWPEALEAAARGLVRGRTGVLAGGRLTVEDSYAYAKFARVALDTNDVDFRARVHSGEEADFLASAVAGRGRDLDGSGVTYTSLEAAPAVLLVGLESEEEAPGVFLRLRKAWRKHGQKTYAIASHATRGLEKSGGTLLPAAPGTETEWLDALTSRVSLEGDGLAAAEALRREGAVIAVGERLAGVPGALTAALRASAATGARLVWIPRRSGERGAVEAGAIPTLLPGGRPATDPRAREEVAAAWGVRELPHRYGRDTGQMLEAAATGELGALLVAGVDVVDLPDPARAREALDAAFVVSLELRPGEVTERADVVLPVAAVAEKSGTFLNWEGRARLFEAALKPEQMTRSLSPADARVLHMLADAMDAHLALPDLKSARRELDRLGRWTEERATEPTEPGQAAPRPGDGEAVLAGHRLLLDLGRLQEGDTALAGTRHAAVARLSAATAADTGVKDGDTLEVTGPAGSVTFPLQVTEMPDRVVWLPLNSTGTGVYSATGAHPGDLVRIGAATTTEVQE, encoded by the coding sequence ATGACAGTCACCACGTCTGCCCCCTCCGGGGGCGGCGAGGCGGCGCTCCCGCCCCAGGACCTCGTCACGCTGACCATCGACGGCATCGAGATCTCCGTCCCCAAGGGGACGCTGGTCATCCGCGCCGCCGAACAGCTCGGCATCGAGATCCCGCGCTTCTGCGACCACCCGCTCCTCGACCCCGCCGGCGCCTGTCGCCAGTGCATCGTCGAGGTCGAGGGCCAGCGCAAGCCCATGGCCTCCTGCACCATCACCTGCACCGACGGCATGGTGGTGAAGTCGCAGCTGACCAGCCCGGTCGCCGAGAAGGCCCAGCACGGCGTGATGGAGCTGCTGCTCATCAACCACCCGCTGGACTGCCCGGTCTGCGACAAGGGCGGCGAGTGCCCCCTGCAGAACCAGGCGATGTCCCACGGACAGTCCGAGTCCCGCTTCGACGGCCACAAGCGGACCTACGAGAAGCCCGTAGCGATCTCCACGCAGGTCCTCCTCGACCGCGAGCGCTGCGTGCTCTGCGCCCGCTGCACCCGCTTCTCCAACCAGGTCGCGGGCGACCCGATGATCGAGCTGATCGAGCGCGGCGCGCTCCAGCAGGTCGGCACCGGCGAGGGCGACCCCTTCGAGTCGTACTTCTCCGGCAACACGATCCAGATCTGCCCGGTCGGCGCCCTCACCTCGGCCGCCTACCGCTTCCGCTCCCGCCCCTTCGACCTGGTGTCCTCGCCGTCGGTCTGCGAGCAGTGCGCGGGCGGCTGCGCCACCCGCACCGACCACCGGCGCGGCAAGGTCATGCGGAAGCTCGCCGCCGAGGACCCCGAGGTCAACGAGGAGTGGATCTGCGACAAGGGCCGCTTCGGCTTCCGGTACGCGCAGCAGCGCGACCGGCTCACCACCCCCCTCGTCCGCAACTACGAGACCGGTGAGCTCGAAGCGGCGTCCTGGCCCGAGGCCCTGGAGGCCGCCGCCCGCGGACTCGTCCGCGGCCGCACCGGCGTCCTCGCCGGCGGCCGGCTGACCGTCGAGGACTCCTACGCGTACGCCAAGTTCGCCCGGGTCGCCCTCGACACCAACGACGTCGACTTCCGTGCCCGGGTCCACTCCGGCGAGGAGGCCGACTTCCTGGCCTCCGCCGTCGCGGGGCGGGGACGGGACCTGGACGGCTCCGGTGTCACGTACACCTCGCTGGAAGCCGCCCCGGCCGTCCTCCTCGTCGGCCTGGAGTCCGAGGAGGAGGCGCCCGGCGTCTTCCTGCGGCTTCGCAAGGCCTGGCGCAAGCACGGGCAGAAGACGTACGCGATCGCCTCCCACGCGACCCGCGGCCTGGAGAAGTCGGGCGGCACGCTGCTGCCCGCCGCTCCCGGCACCGAGACCGAGTGGCTCGACGCGCTCACCTCCCGGGTCAGCCTGGAAGGCGACGGACTCGCCGCCGCCGAGGCCCTCCGCCGGGAAGGCGCCGTCATCGCCGTCGGCGAGCGCCTCGCGGGCGTACCCGGCGCGCTCACCGCCGCCCTGCGCGCGTCGGCCGCCACCGGCGCCCGGCTCGTCTGGATCCCGCGCCGTTCCGGCGAGCGCGGAGCGGTGGAGGCGGGCGCGATCCCGACCCTGCTGCCCGGCGGCCGGCCCGCGACCGACCCGCGCGCGCGGGAGGAGGTCGCCGCTGCCTGGGGCGTCCGCGAACTCCCGCACCGCTACGGCCGCGACACCGGCCAGATGCTGGAGGCCGCGGCCACCGGCGAACTCGGCGCGCTGCTCGTCGCCGGCGTCGACGTCGTCGACCTGCCCGACCCGGCACGCGCGCGTGAAGCGCTCGACGCGGCCTTCGTGGTCTCCCTGGAGCTGCGGCCCGGCGAGGTCACCGAGCGCGCCGACGTCGTCCTGCCGGTCGCCGCCGTCGCCGAGAAGTCCGGCACCTTCCTCAACTGGGAGGGCCGGGCACGCCTCTTCGAGGCCGCGCTCAAGCCCGAGCAGATGACCAGGTCGCTCTCCCCGGCCGACGCGCGCGTGCTCCACATGCTCGCCGACGCCATGGACGCGCACCTGGCCCTGCCCGACCTGAAGTCCGCACGGCGCGAGCTGGACCGGCTCGGCCGGTGGACCGAGGAGCGGGCCACCGAGCCCACCGAGCCCGGCCAGGCCGCGCCCCGGCCCGGCGACGGCGAGGCCGTCCTCGCCGGACACCGGCTCCTCCTCGACCTCGGCCGCCTCCAGGAGGGCGACACCGCCCTGGCCGGCACCCGCCACGCGGCGGTCGCGCGGCTCTCCGCCGCCACCGCCGCCGACACCGGCGTCAAGGACGGCGACACCCTGGAGGTCACCGGCCCGGCCGGCTCGGTCACCTTCCCGCTCCAGGTCACCGAGATGCCCGACCGCGTGGTCTGGCTCCCGCTGAACTCGACCGGCACCGGCGTCTACTCCGCCACCGGCGCCCACCCCGGCGACCTGGTCCGCATCGGCGCGGCCACCACGACGGAGGTCCAGGAATGA
- the nuoF gene encoding NADH-quinone oxidoreductase subunit NuoF: MTLAAEIDNNNSPEKLLAPVLSAFWDQPNSWTLETYERHEGYQGLKRALAMSPDDLIAYVKESGLRGRGGAGFPTGMKWQFIPQGDGKPHYLVVNADESEPGTCKDIPLLFANPHSLIEGMIIACYAIRSEHAFIYLRGEVVPVLRRLHEAVREAYAAGYLGRNILGSGLNLELTVHAGAGAYICGEETALLDSLEGRRGQPRLRPPFPAVAGLYACPTVVNNVESIASVPAILHRGKEWFTSMGSEKSPGFTLYSLSGHVTSPGQYEAPLGITLRQLLDMSGGMRPGHRLKFWTPGGSSTPMFTEEHLDVPLDYEGVGAAGSMLGTKALQCFDETTCVVRAVTRWTEFYAHESCGKCTPCREGTYWLVQLLRDIEAGKGVMTDLDKLNDIADNINGKSFCALGDGAASPIFSSLKYFRAEYEQHITGKGCPFDPARSTVWADRRADNTEVNA; this comes from the coding sequence ATGACCTTGGCGGCCGAGATCGACAACAACAACAGCCCCGAGAAGCTTCTCGCCCCCGTCCTCTCCGCCTTCTGGGACCAGCCCAACTCCTGGACCCTGGAGACCTACGAGCGGCACGAGGGATACCAGGGCCTCAAGCGGGCCCTCGCGATGAGCCCCGACGACCTCATCGCGTACGTCAAGGAATCCGGGCTCCGCGGTCGCGGCGGCGCCGGCTTCCCCACCGGCATGAAGTGGCAGTTCATTCCGCAGGGCGACGGGAAGCCCCACTACCTCGTCGTCAACGCCGACGAGTCCGAGCCCGGCACCTGCAAGGACATCCCGCTCCTCTTCGCCAACCCGCACTCCCTCATCGAGGGAATGATCATCGCCTGCTACGCGATCCGCTCCGAGCACGCGTTCATCTATCTCCGCGGCGAGGTCGTGCCCGTCCTGCGCCGCCTCCACGAGGCGGTCCGCGAGGCGTACGCCGCCGGCTACCTCGGCCGGAACATCCTCGGCAGCGGACTGAACCTCGAACTCACCGTGCACGCCGGCGCCGGCGCGTACATCTGCGGCGAGGAGACCGCCCTCCTCGACTCGCTCGAAGGGCGCCGCGGCCAGCCCCGGCTGCGCCCGCCCTTCCCCGCGGTCGCCGGTCTGTACGCCTGCCCCACTGTCGTGAACAACGTCGAGTCCATCGCGTCCGTTCCCGCGATCCTCCACCGCGGCAAGGAATGGTTCACGTCGATGGGCAGCGAGAAGTCCCCGGGCTTCACGCTCTACTCGCTCAGCGGGCACGTCACCTCACCCGGCCAGTACGAGGCCCCACTCGGCATCACGCTGCGCCAGCTCCTCGACATGAGCGGCGGCATGCGGCCGGGCCACCGCCTCAAGTTCTGGACCCCCGGCGGCTCCTCCACGCCCATGTTCACCGAGGAGCACCTCGACGTGCCCCTCGACTACGAGGGCGTCGGCGCCGCCGGATCCATGCTCGGCACCAAGGCCCTCCAGTGCTTCGACGAGACGACCTGCGTCGTCCGGGCCGTCACCCGCTGGACCGAGTTCTACGCGCACGAGTCCTGCGGCAAGTGCACCCCCTGCCGCGAAGGCACCTACTGGCTCGTCCAGTTGCTCCGCGACATCGAGGCAGGCAAGGGCGTCATGACCGACCTCGACAAGCTCAACGACATCGCCGACAACATCAACGGCAAGTCGTTCTGCGCCCTCGGCGACGGCGCCGCCTCGCCGATCTTCTCCTCGCTCAAGTACTTCCGCGCGGAGTACGAGCAGCACATCACGGGCAAGGGCTGCCCCTTCGACCCCGCCAGGTCGACCGTCTGGGCCGACCGGCGCGCAGACAACACGGAGGTGAACGCATGA
- the nuoL gene encoding NADH-quinone oxidoreductase subunit L, with amino-acid sequence MENLIALLVGAPLLGAAVLLCGGRRLDKTGHWLGTLLAAVSFVIGLALFADMLGKSADDRAMHQRLFTWIPVEGFQADIAFQLDQLSMTFVLLISGVGTLIHVYSIGYMEHDERRRRFFGYLNLFVAAMLLLVLADNYLLLYFGWEGVGLASYLLIGFWQHKPSAATAAKKAFLVNRVGDMGLSIAIMIMFTTFGTFAFGPVLASTGEASQGTLTAIGLMLLLAACGKSAQVPLQSWLGDAMEGPTPVSALIHAATMVTAGVYLIVRSADIFNAAPDAQLVVTVVGAVTLLFGAIVGCAKDDIKKALAGSTMSQIGYMILAAGLGPIGYVFAIMHLVTHGFFKAGLFLGAGSVMHGMNDEVDMRKYGGLRKYMPVTFVTFGLGYLAIIGFPGLSGFFSKDKIIEAAFAKGGTEGWILGAVTLLGAAITAYYMTRVMLMTFFGEKRWQPDAEGHEPHPHESPRSMTIPMVLLAVGSVFAGGFFSIGDRFINWLEPVTGYAHGHPPISAAAVTSATVAVMVIGVGLAYLQYGRRPVLVVAPRGSLLTRAARRDLLQDDFNHAVFVTGGTHLTRSLVYVDHSLVDGVVNGTAATVGGLSGRLRKLQNGYARTYAVSMFGGTAVLIAATLLMRAV; translated from the coding sequence GTGGAAAATCTCATTGCGCTGCTCGTCGGGGCACCTCTGCTCGGCGCGGCCGTCCTGCTCTGCGGCGGCCGGCGGCTCGACAAGACCGGGCACTGGCTCGGCACCCTGCTCGCGGCCGTCTCCTTCGTCATCGGCCTGGCGCTCTTCGCCGACATGCTCGGCAAGAGCGCCGACGACCGGGCGATGCACCAGCGGCTGTTCACCTGGATCCCCGTCGAGGGCTTCCAGGCCGACATCGCCTTCCAGCTCGACCAGCTGTCGATGACCTTCGTCCTGCTGATCAGCGGGGTCGGCACGCTCATCCACGTCTACTCCATCGGCTACATGGAGCACGACGAGCGCCGCCGCCGCTTCTTCGGCTACCTCAACCTGTTCGTCGCGGCGATGCTCCTGCTCGTCCTCGCCGACAACTACCTGCTCCTGTACTTCGGCTGGGAGGGCGTCGGCCTCGCCTCGTACCTCCTGATCGGCTTCTGGCAGCACAAGCCCAGCGCGGCTACCGCCGCGAAGAAGGCCTTCCTGGTCAACCGGGTCGGCGACATGGGCCTGTCGATCGCCATCATGATCATGTTCACCACCTTCGGGACCTTCGCCTTCGGGCCGGTCCTGGCATCGACCGGCGAGGCGTCCCAGGGCACCCTGACCGCGATCGGCCTGATGCTGCTCCTCGCCGCCTGCGGCAAGTCCGCCCAGGTGCCGCTGCAGTCCTGGCTCGGGGACGCGATGGAGGGCCCGACCCCGGTCTCGGCCCTCATCCACGCGGCCACGATGGTGACCGCCGGTGTCTACCTGATCGTCCGATCCGCCGACATCTTCAACGCGGCACCGGACGCGCAGCTCGTCGTCACCGTCGTCGGCGCGGTCACGCTCCTCTTCGGTGCGATCGTCGGTTGCGCGAAGGACGACATCAAGAAGGCCCTCGCCGGTTCGACGATGTCGCAGATCGGCTACATGATCCTGGCGGCCGGCCTCGGGCCCATCGGCTACGTCTTCGCGATCATGCACCTGGTGACCCACGGCTTCTTCAAGGCCGGTCTCTTCCTCGGCGCCGGTTCGGTCATGCACGGCATGAACGACGAGGTCGACATGCGGAAGTACGGCGGCCTGCGGAAGTACATGCCGGTCACCTTCGTCACCTTCGGCCTCGGCTACCTCGCGATCATCGGCTTCCCCGGTCTGTCCGGCTTCTTCTCCAAGGACAAGATCATCGAGGCGGCCTTCGCGAAGGGCGGCACCGAGGGCTGGATCCTCGGCGCGGTCACCCTGCTCGGCGCGGCCATCACCGCGTACTACATGACCCGCGTGATGCTGATGACCTTCTTCGGCGAGAAGCGCTGGCAGCCCGATGCGGAAGGCCACGAGCCGCACCCGCACGAGTCGCCCAGGTCCATGACGATCCCGATGGTCCTGCTGGCCGTCGGCTCGGTCTTCGCGGGCGGGTTCTTCAGCATCGGCGACCGGTTCATCAACTGGCTGGAGCCGGTCACCGGCTACGCCCACGGCCACCCGCCGATCAGCGCCGCGGCCGTCACCTCCGCCACCGTCGCCGTCATGGTGATCGGCGTCGGCCTCGCCTACCTCCAGTACGGGCGCAGGCCCGTCCTGGTCGTCGCCCCGCGCGGCTCGCTCCTCACCCGGGCCGCCCGCCGCGACCTGCTCCAGGACGACTTCAACCACGCCGTCTTCGTCACCGGCGGCACGCACCTCACCCGCTCGCTCGTCTACGTCGACCACTCCCTGGTCGACGGCGTCGTCAACGGCACCGCGGCCACCGTCGGCGGACTCTCCGGCCGGCTGCGCAAGCTCCAGAACGGCTACGCCCGCACGTACGCGGTCTCCATGTTCGGAGGTACTGCGGTGCTGATCGCCGCGACCCTGCTGATGAGGGCGGTGTAA
- a CDS encoding NADH-quinone oxidoreductase subunit J, which produces MSANLAAYTTSSGEAFQFWVLGTVAVVGALATILMKKAMHSALSLAGTMIILAVFYLANGAYFLGIVQIVVYTGAIMMLFLFIVMLVGVTAADSLKETIKGQRWWAAACGLGFGILLIAGIGQASLTEFNGLGAANSAYGGNVEGLAALIFTKYVFAFELTGALLITAAVGAMVLTHRERTQRAATQRELSEQRVREGTHVPPLPAPGVYARHNAVDVAGLLPDGSPSELTVMQTLRKRGQIRDVSSEALADLKALEQRSEERLGRDRDEEEATR; this is translated from the coding sequence ATGAGCGCGAACCTCGCCGCCTACACGACGTCCTCGGGCGAGGCCTTCCAGTTCTGGGTCCTCGGCACCGTCGCCGTCGTCGGCGCCCTCGCCACGATCCTGATGAAGAAGGCCATGCACAGCGCACTGTCGCTGGCCGGCACGATGATCATCCTGGCGGTCTTCTACCTCGCCAACGGCGCGTACTTCCTCGGCATCGTCCAGATCGTCGTCTACACCGGCGCGATCATGATGCTCTTCCTCTTCATCGTCATGCTGGTCGGCGTCACGGCCGCGGACTCCCTGAAGGAGACCATCAAGGGCCAGCGCTGGTGGGCCGCGGCCTGCGGTCTCGGCTTCGGCATCCTGCTGATCGCCGGCATCGGCCAGGCCTCGCTCACCGAGTTCAACGGCCTCGGCGCGGCCAACTCCGCGTACGGCGGAAACGTCGAGGGCCTCGCCGCCCTCATCTTCACCAAGTACGTCTTCGCCTTCGAGCTCACCGGCGCGCTCCTCATCACCGCGGCCGTCGGCGCGATGGTGCTCACCCACCGCGAGCGCACCCAGCGCGCCGCCACCCAGCGCGAACTCTCCGAGCAGCGCGTACGCGAGGGCACGCACGTGCCGCCGCTGCCCGCGCCCGGCGTCTACGCCCGGCACAACGCCGTGGACGTCGCCGGTCTGCTCCCCGACGGCTCCCCGTCGGAGCTCACCGTCATGCAGACCCTGCGCAAGCGGGGCCAGATCCGGGACGTGTCCAGCGAGGCGCTGGCCGACCTCAAGGCCCTGGAGCAGCGCTCCGAGGAGCGGCTCGGCCGGGACCGGGACGAAGAGGAGGCCACCCGGTGA
- a CDS encoding NADH-quinone oxidoreductase subunit M, with product MSFPLLTVTAAVPALGAILTAAVPAARRTAAKWLALLVSLATLVLAAVVFVRFEPGGERYQLTESHSWIKDFGVRYELGVDGIGVALIALTALLIPFIILAGWHDADPLETKSSRWRPTQGFFALILMVEAMVILSFEATDVFLFYVLFEAMLIPMYFLIGGFGDRAHSGSDENAAAQRSYAAVKFLLYNLVGGLIMLAAVIGLYVVAGNFSLTEIAEARANGSLDMATNTERLLFLGFFFAFAVKAPLWPLHTWLPNAMGEATAPVAVLITAVVDKVGTFAMLRFCLGLFPEASKWATPAIIVLALISIVYGALVAVGQRDIKRLVAYASISHFGFIILGIFAMTTQGQSGATLYMVNHGISTAALMLVAGFLISRRGSRLIADYGGVQKVAPVLAGTFLIGGLATLSLPGLAPFVSEFLVLVGTYARYPVAGIIATTGIVLAALYVLVLYQRTMTGPVKEEVRELPDLRVRELAVVVPLIALLIFLGVFPKPLTDVVNPAVQHTMSDVQQKDPQPTVENVEAAK from the coding sequence ATGTCTTTCCCGCTCCTTACGGTCACGGCAGCGGTGCCGGCGCTCGGTGCGATCCTCACCGCCGCCGTCCCCGCCGCCCGTCGCACCGCCGCCAAGTGGCTGGCGCTGCTCGTCTCGCTCGCCACGCTCGTGCTCGCCGCCGTCGTCTTCGTACGGTTCGAGCCCGGCGGCGAGCGGTACCAGCTGACCGAGTCCCACTCCTGGATCAAGGACTTCGGGGTCCGGTACGAACTCGGCGTGGACGGCATCGGGGTGGCGCTCATCGCGCTCACCGCCCTGCTGATCCCCTTCATCATCCTGGCGGGCTGGCACGACGCCGACCCCCTGGAGACGAAGTCCTCGCGCTGGCGCCCGACCCAGGGCTTCTTCGCCCTGATCCTCATGGTCGAGGCGATGGTGATCCTCTCCTTCGAGGCCACCGACGTCTTCCTCTTCTACGTCCTCTTCGAAGCCATGCTCATCCCGATGTACTTCCTCATCGGCGGCTTCGGCGACCGGGCGCACTCGGGATCCGACGAGAACGCGGCGGCCCAGCGCTCGTACGCGGCGGTCAAGTTCCTGCTCTACAACCTGGTCGGCGGGCTCATCATGCTGGCCGCCGTCATCGGGCTCTACGTGGTCGCGGGGAACTTCTCGCTCACCGAGATCGCCGAGGCGCGGGCCAACGGGTCCCTCGACATGGCGACCAACACCGAGCGGCTGCTCTTCCTCGGCTTCTTCTTCGCCTTCGCGGTGAAGGCGCCGCTGTGGCCGCTGCACACCTGGCTGCCGAACGCGATGGGGGAGGCGACCGCCCCGGTCGCCGTCCTCATCACCGCCGTCGTCGACAAGGTCGGCACCTTCGCGATGCTCCGCTTCTGCCTCGGGCTCTTCCCCGAGGCCTCGAAGTGGGCCACCCCGGCGATCATCGTCCTCGCGCTCATCAGCATCGTGTACGGCGCGCTGGTCGCGGTCGGCCAGCGGGACATCAAGCGGCTGGTCGCCTACGCGTCGATCTCGCACTTCGGCTTCATCATCCTGGGCATCTTCGCGATGACCACCCAGGGCCAGTCCGGTGCCACGCTCTACATGGTCAACCACGGCATCTCGACGGCCGCGCTGATGCTCGTCGCCGGCTTCCTGATCTCCCGGCGCGGCTCGCGGCTCATCGCCGACTACGGCGGTGTGCAGAAGGTCGCCCCGGTGCTCGCCGGCACCTTCCTGATCGGCGGTCTCGCGACCCTGTCGCTGCCCGGACTCGCGCCGTTCGTCAGCGAGTTCCTCGTCCTGGTCGGCACGTACGCCCGGTACCCGGTGGCCGGCATCATCGCCACCACCGGCATCGTCCTCGCCGCGCTCTACGTCCTCGTCCTGTACCAGCGGACGATGACCGGGCCGGTGAAGGAGGAGGTGCGGGAGCTGCCCGACCTGCGGGTGCGCGAACTGGCGGTGGTCGTCCCGCTGATCGCCCTCCTGATCTTCCTCGGCGTCTTCCCGAAGCCGCTGACGGACGTCGTCAACCCGGCGGTGCAGCACACCATGTCCGACGTCCAGCAGAAGGACCCCCAGCCCACCGTGGAGAACGTGGAGGCAGCCAAGTGA
- the nuoK gene encoding NADH-quinone oxidoreductase subunit NuoK, which translates to MNPVNYLYLAALLFTIGAAGVLIRRNAIVVFMCVELMLNACNLALVTFSRMHGNLDGQILAFFTMVVAAAEVVVGLAIIVSVFRARHSASVDDASLMKL; encoded by the coding sequence GTGAACCCCGTCAACTACCTGTATCTCGCGGCCCTGCTGTTCACCATCGGTGCGGCCGGGGTCCTGATCCGACGCAACGCGATCGTGGTCTTCATGTGCGTCGAGCTGATGCTCAACGCCTGCAACCTCGCGCTCGTCACCTTCTCCCGCATGCACGGCAACCTCGACGGCCAGATCCTCGCGTTCTTCACGATGGTCGTCGCCGCCGCGGAGGTCGTCGTCGGGCTCGCGATCATCGTGTCCGTCTTCCGTGCCCGCCACTCGGCCTCGGTCGACGACGCCAGCCTGATGAAGCTGTGA